The DNA region GAATTGCGGTCATACCGATCAAACAGATATAGGGGAAGAGCCAGCGAGCCAGGCGCACGGTCAGCGCATACTTTTCGGGATCACTCAGAAATCCCGGCGCCACCGCACCCACCAAAACCGGAGCGAGTAAGACGCCGGCCACAGCCAGCAGCAAGAGGACGACAAGCGCCACTCGCCAAAGCACACAGACTATCTCCCAAAAGGAAGACGTATCCCCTTGGGCCAAAGGCTCGCTCAAAACCGGAACCACCGCCGAATGTGTGGCTCCTTCGCCCACGATCTCCCGCAAAAAATTGGGCAGCCGAAAGGCCACCACAAAGGCTTGGGCCCCCAGGGAAGTGCCGAAAAAAGCCGCGACAGTCATGTCGCGCACAAAACCCAGCACCCGGCTAAAGGCAGTGGCCAGGCCGATCTTGCCCGCGCTCCGGAACAGGCTCATTGGAGCTCCTCCGGCCCTCGCCAAATGCGCTTATTGACAGCTCCGGGGCATTTTGCTAGCATAGGAGATTCCTATTTTGGGTACAAAACAATCACAAGTTAAGGAATTAAAACAACTTATGGCACATTCTCTATCAGCCCGCAAGTCAATCAGACAGGCCGCCAAGCGCCAAGTGCGCAATCACGGGATCAAGACCGAGATCCGCACGCGAACCAAGGCCGTGCTCAGTTCGATTGATAGTGGAGAAAAACAGGCGGCAGCAGAGGCCCTGAAGCAGCTGGAATCCAAGATGGACAAGGCACTGAAGAAGGGTGTGATGGAAAAGAACACGGTTGCCCGCAAGAAGTCTCGCCTGGCCAAGCGTCTTTCCGCTCTATCTGCATAGTTCCACTATCAACCGGTCCCAAACCAGCTGATCTCCCGCAGATGAGCTCTTGAGGGAGCGGTCTGTCCGCAGCAAGAGTTCAAACCCCCGTTTCATGCGTTCTTCATCCAAGGACCGGGCCTGTCTGACCAGGCGGTCCACATACCACTTCATCTTGAGCTCCGCGCCCACATCTTCGAGGCCCCCTCCACGCAGCAGAATCTTTCGAGCTGTTTCCAATCGCCGCCAATGCCAATGCAAAAGACCTAAAAGTTGAACGGGCCGGTCCCCCGATTCAAACAAACGCGCGCTAATGCGCAGGGCCTCACTTGCGTCCTTGCGAGTCAAAGCATCGGCCAAAGCAAAGCCGGTCTCCTCCGCTGTGGGCGCGACCAAGGCGCGCACGTGATCGCCCACCACCACCTCTTCTC from Candidatus Omnitrophota bacterium includes:
- the rpsT gene encoding 30S ribosomal protein S20; translation: MAHSLSARKSIRQAAKRQVRNHGIKTEIRTRTKAVLSSIDSGEKQAAAEALKQLESKMDKALKKGVMEKNTVARKKSRLAKRLSALSA
- a CDS encoding murein biosynthesis integral membrane protein MurJ; its protein translation is MSLFRSAGKIGLATAFSRVLGFVRDMTVAAFFGTSLGAQAFVVAFRLPNFLREIVGEGATHSAVVPVLSEPLAQGDTSSFWEIVCVLWRVALVVLLLLAVAGVLLAPVLVGAVAPGFLSDPEKYALTVRLARWLFPYICLIGMTAI